One Canis aureus isolate CA01 chromosome 38, VMU_Caureus_v.1.0, whole genome shotgun sequence DNA segment encodes these proteins:
- the KLHDC8A gene encoding kelch domain-containing protein 8A, which yields MELPSVKDFQWKRLAPLPSRRVYCSLLESGGQVYAIGGCDDSGVPVDCFEVYSPEADRWTALPRLPTARAGVAATALGKRIMVIGGVGTSQLPLKVVEMYNIDEGKWKRRSVLREAAMGISVTAKDYRVYAAGGMGLDLRPHNHLQHYDMLKDMWVSLAPMPTPRYAATSFLRGSKIYVLGGRQSKYAVNAFEVFDIETRSWTKFPNIPCKRAFSSFVTLDDRLYSLGGLRQARLYRQPKFLRTMDVFDMEQGGWLKMERSFFLKKRRADFVAGSLSGRVIVAGGLGNQPTVLETAEAFHPGKNKWEVLPPMPTPRCACSSIVIKNCLLAVGGVNQGLSDTVEALCVSDS from the exons ATGGAGCTGCCGAGCGTCAAGGACTTCCAGTGGAAGCGCCTGGCGCCGCTGCCCAGCCGCCGGGTCTACTGCTCCCTGCTGGAGAGCGGGGGGCAGGTCTATGCCATCGGGGGGTGTGACGACAGCGGCGTCCCCGTGGACTGCTTTGAGGTCTACTCCCCCGAGGCCGACCGGTGGACCGCCCTGCCCCGCCTGCCCACGGCCCGGGCCGGGGTGGCCGCCACCGCCCTGGGGAAGCGGATCATGGTGATCGGGGGTGTGGGCACCAGCCAGCTGCCCCTGAAGGTCGTGGAGATGTACAACATCGATGAGGGCAAGTGGAAGAGGAGGAGCGTGCTGCGCGAGGCCGCCATGGGCATCTCGGTCACCGCCAAAG ACTACCGAGTGTATGCGGCAGGCGGGATGGGCCTGGACCTCCGTCCACACAACCATCTCCAACACTATGACATGCTCAAGGACATGTGGGTGTCACTAGCACCCATGCCCACCCCAAGATACGCTGCAACCTCCTTCCTCCGAGGCTCCAAGATCTATGTGCTAG GGGGACGACAGTCCAAGTACGCAGTGAACGCCTTTGAGGTCTTTGACATCGAGACTCGCTCCTGGACCAAGTTCCCCAACATCCCCTGCAAGCGGGCCTTCTCCAGCTTTGTGACCTTAGATGACCGGCTGTACAGCCTGGGAGGCCTGAGGCAGGCTCGGCTCTACCGGCAGCCCAAGTTCCTCCGGACGATGGACGTGTTCGACATGGAGCAGG GGGGATGGCTGAAGATGGAACGCTCGTTTTTCCTCAAGAAGCGGCGGGCAGACTTTGTGGCCGGCTCTCTGAGTGGACGGGTCATAGTGGCCGGAGGGCTTG GGAACCAACCCACTGTCCTGGAGACGGCAGAGGCGTTCCATCCAGGGAAGAACAAATGGGAGGTCCTACCCCCCATGCCCACGCCCCGCTGTGCCTGCTCCAGCATTGTCATCAAGAACTGCCTCCTGGCTGTGGGGGGTGTGAACCAGGGTCTGAGCGACACAGTGGAAGCCCTGTGTGTCTCTGACTCCTAG